A portion of the Lolium rigidum isolate FL_2022 chromosome 1, APGP_CSIRO_Lrig_0.1, whole genome shotgun sequence genome contains these proteins:
- the LOC124682909 gene encoding O-methyltransferase MdmC-like — MRRSAVARHSLPPAAAAALGFGVAPPRALQSLAMAAAATTSPPLGSCLPPCHRRRSSMCSSASSAASSASAATTALAVEEARRGRKQLGMEPPLYDYLRANVREHPILRDLREETAAMRGSQMQVSPAQAQLLAMLVQILGAQRCIEVGVFTGYSSLAVALALPESGRLVACERDERCLEVAKRYYRLAGVAHKVDVKHALAVDSLKSLLESGEASSYDFAFVDADKKMYEEYFELLLKLVRVGGLIVMDNVLWYGRVADPLVNDPKTISIRDFNKKLLEDTRVNISMVPIGDGMTICRKLEDD, encoded by the exons ATGCGTCGCTCCGCCGTGGCTCGCCACTCccttcctccggcggcggcggcggctctcggaTTCGGCGTCGCGCCTCCTCGCGCCCTCCAATCCCTCGCGatggctgccgccgccaccacttcCCCTCCTTTGGGCAGCTGCTTGCCGCCATgccaccgccgccgcagcagcatgtgctcctccgcctcctcggcaGCGTCGTCGGCATCAGCGGCTACGACAGcgctggcggtggaggaggcgcggcGCGGGAGGAAGCAACTCGGCATGGAGCCTCCACTCTACGACTACCTCCGCGCAAACGTCCGCGAGCACCCC ATCCTCCGGGACCTCCGGGAAGAGACGGCGGCCATGAGAGGGAGCCAGATGCAG GTTTCACCCGCACAGGCTCAGCTTCTGGCGATGCTTGTGCAAATTCTTGGGGCGCAGAGATGCATTGAAGTCGGCGTATTTACT GGATATTCATCATTGGCTGTTGCACTAGCACTTCCTGAATCAGGTCGCTTGGTTGCTTGTGAAAGGGATGAAAGATGTCTAGAAGTTGCCAAGAGATACTATCGACTTGCTGGtgttgcacacaag GTTGATGTCAAGCATGCTTTAGCTGTGGATTCTCTGAAGTCACTGCTCGAATCTGGTGAAGCCTCCAG TTATGACTTTGCATTCGTTGACGCAGACAAGAAAATGTATGAGGAATATTTTGAACTTCTACTTAAGCTA GTAAGAGTTGGTGGTTTAATTGTAATGGACAATGTTCTGTGGTACGGAAGGGTTGCTGACCCGCTA GTGAATGACCCAAAGACGATCAGTATAAGGGACTTCAATAAGAAACTTTTGGAGGATACACGTGTTAATATCAGCATG GTGCCAATTGGGGATGGGATGACAATCTGTCGGAAGCTTGAAGATGATTGA
- the LOC124654070 gene encoding disease resistance protein RPM1-like, translating into MAEVVVFGALCKIGSVLASSASITMFARLDAKLTIISEIESRIKQIEVELKLMQAFLRQAQNQEGYNEPTEVYLQEVRNLASEIEDIMDEFIYLSVRHKSKFFTGEFLSYFRKLGKSPWHKIARELKDLQSHLQNLRDLRVQYEIQLPGGDRASASTDDHCLPLYLSYPANDMVGIEKERTKLMQWLTARLSSTSVIAVWGMGGSGKTTLVNIMYEDEMIKNQFDCHIWITVSQKFDAYGIIRKVIRHILKGACPSDIDTVSGRDLIQILQRTLQQRKFMLVLDDVWSVDVWIDLASIIGNNNVSGNKVVITTRIKEVASLASEDQVIEMHKLNEADSWSLFCRWAFKSCRDRSCPQEMEPLGREIIDKCDGLPLAIVTVGNTLSFKKLVIEEWSKYYDHLIWELRDRLHGQELNSVMKILNLSYKHLPSHLKNAFVFCSIFPEDYMMTKKRLVRLWVAEGLVKPEKRRTIEEVAEEYLNELIDRCLLKVVERKHFRKVKEFQMHDIVRELAISISEKETFCMTYSKSQPSESEYKCRRLSIHEHSDRFQPLSYSSRLRSLYQFDASCSSFPSVSTQRTGRYLNVLELQDAAITVLPEEVSSLFNLRYLGLRRTKIRQLPRSIEKLFNLQTIDVYLTNVEKLPAGITKLKRVRHLLAGKAMTPLFGVVEKSRGVETPKGSWGSMELQTLKGVLASMDLVVQLGSMTQLRTLSIGDVRDAHHPKFSASISNMRFLRTLKVVAAEGNYINFEELNSPPQNLRKLRLEGRLHQSVMESPFFQIVGNRLEKLILLGSKLSSDPFASFSHLSNLAVLELVGAYDGESVLFESGWLPKLHTLVMGDLVNVKSVVMERQAVQNLQWLALFKLPELKEAPHGIEFLVSLQNLMLVDMHDEFMEGIQGEDKARVQHISTVRYFDRSRRMEIRLFQDP; encoded by the coding sequence ATGGCAGAGGTTGTGGTGTTTGGCGCTCTCTGCAAAATTGGATCTGTCTTAGCATCATCCGCAAGCATAACAATGTTTGCTCGTTTAGATGCAAAGTTGACAATAATAAGCGAGATTGAGAGCCGAATAAagcagattgaagttgagctcaAGTTGATGCAAGCATTCTTGCGCCAAGCACAAAACCAGGAAGGCTACAATGAGCCCACTGAGGTGTACTTGCAGGAAGTAAGGAACCTAGCATCTGAAATAGAGGATATCATGGATGAGTTTATCTACCTGTCTGTTCGGCACAAAAGCAAATTCTTCACCGGGGAGTTCCTGAGTTACTTCCGTAAACTCGGGAAGTCTCCTTGGCACAAAATTGCAAGAGAGCTTAAGGACTTGCAATCTCACCTTCAGAATCTCCGGGATTTGCGGGTGCAATATGAGATTCAACTGCCAGGTGGTGATAGAGCTTCAGCTAGCACTGACGATCATTGCCTTCCTCTTTATCTTTCTTACCCAGCAAATGACATGGTGGGCATTGAGAAAGAAAGAACAAAGCTAATGCAATGGTTAACTGCAAGATTAAGTTCAACCTCGGTCATTGCGGTGTGGGGCATGGGGGGATCTGGAAAAACTACCCTTGTCAACATCATGTATGAAGATGAGATGATAAAGAATCAATTTGATTGTCATATTTGGATCACAGTATCGCAGAAGTTCGATGCTTATGGTATCATAAGGAAAGTAATTCGACACATCCTGAAAGGTGCATGTCCATCTGACATCGACACCGTTAGTGGTAGAGATCTCATACAAATCCTCCAGAGAACATTGCAACAGAGAAAGTTCATGCTTGTACTGGATGATGTGTGGAGTGTAGATGTTTGGATAGACCTGGCAAGCATAATAGGAAACAATAATGTCAGTGGAAATAAGGTGGTAATAACAACTCGAATTAAAGAAGTTGCTTCTTTAGCAAGTGAAGATCAGGTTATTGAGATGCATAAGCTAAATGAGGCAGATTCTTGGAGTCTGTTTTGCAGATGGGCATTCAAGAGCTGCAGGGATAGATCTTGTCCCCAAGAAATGGAGCCATTGGGGAGAGAGATCATAGACAAATGTGATGGCTTGCCATTAGCAATTGTGACCGTTGGCAACACACTCTCGTTCAAGAAACTGGTTATAGAAGAGTGGAGTAAGTACTATGATCACCTAATCTGGGAATTGCGCGACAGATTGCATGGCCAGGAGCTGAACTCAGTGATGAAGATTCTGAACCTGAGCTACAAGCACTTGCCTAGCCACCTAAAGAACGCCTTCGTGTTCTGCAGCATCTTCCCAGAGGATTACATGATGACAAAAAAAAGGCTTGTTAGGCTCTGGGTGGCAGAGGGTCTTGTCAAGCCAGAGAAGAGAAGAACAATAGAAGAAGTTGCAGAGGAGTACCTGAATGAGCTAATAGACCGATGCTTGCTCAAGGTTGTGGAGAGAAAGCACTTCAGAAAGGTGAAAGAATTCCAGATGCACGACATTGTGCGGGAGTTGGCCATTTCCATATCAGAGAAGGAAACATTCTGCATGACATATAGTAAATCACAGCCCAGCGAATCTGAATACAAGTGCCGCCGTTTGTCAATCCATGAGCACAGTGATAGATTCCAGCCACTTTCATATTCTTCTCGCCTTCGCTCTCTCTACCAGTTTGATGCTTCTTGTTCCTCTTTTCCTTCTGTGAGCACACAGCGCACTGGAAGGTACCTGAACGTTTTGGAACTGCAAGATGCTGCCATCACTGTGCTACCAGAAGAAGTGTCAAGCTTATTCAATCTGCGGTACCTTGGCTTGAGAAGAACAAAGATAAGGCAGCTGCCTCGGTCAATCGAGAAGCTGTTCAACCTCCAGACAATCGATGTTTACCTCACCAATGTGGAGAAGCTTCCAGCTGGGATCACCAAACTGAAGAGGGTAAGGCACCTACTTGCAGGGAAGGCGATGACGCCGCTGTTTGGAGTCGTTGAGAAGTCCAGAGGTGTTGAAACTCCCAAGGGGTCGTGGGGGTCAATGGAGCTGCAAACTCTTAAAGGTGTTCTCGCCAGTATGGATCTTGTTGTCCAATTGGGCAGCATGACACAGCTGAGAACACTGTCAATCGGAGATGTCAGAGACGCGCACCACCCCAAGTTCTCTGCATCCATCAGCAACATGCGGTTTCTTCGCACGCTGAAGGTTGTGGCAGCTGAAGGCAACTACATCAACTTCGAAGAACTCAACTCCCCTCCCCAGAATCTGCGCAAACTTCGCCTTGAAGGCAGGTTGCACCAGAGTGTAATGGAGTCTCCTTTCTTTCAGATAGTTGGAAACAGACTCGAGAAGCTCATTCTCCTAGGCAGTAAGCTGAGCAGTGATCCCTTTGCATCCTTCTCCCATCTCTCCAATCTGGCAGTTCTCGAGCTTGTAGGTGCATATGATGGGGAGAGTGTGCTCTTCGAAAGCGGGTGGTTGCCTAAGCTCCACACACTTGTCATGGGTGATCTTGTAAATGTGAAGTCGGTGGTTATGGAGCGGCAGGCAGTGCAAAACCTCCAGTGGTTGGCGCTGTTCAAACTCCCTGAGCTCAAAGAGGCGCCGCATGGCATCGAGTTCCTCGTGTCTCTGCAGAATTTGATGCTTGTGGACATGCATGATGAATTCATGGAGGGTATCCAAGGTGAGGACAAGGCAAGAGTCCAGCACATTTCCACTGTCCGGTACTTCGACAGGAGCAGACGCATGGAGATACGCCTGTTCCAAGACCCGTAA
- the LOC124682911 gene encoding monocopper oxidase-like protein SKU5 codes for MAAAAGVVAAVVLALAAVAASASAAAAGGATYEVRWEVGYMTVAPLGVSQKVIAINNQFPGPLLNVTTNWNARVNVQNNLDEPLLLTWDGIQMRMNSWQDGVTGTNCPIPPGWNWTYQFQLKDQIGSFFYFPTLGLQRTAGGYGPVTVNNRAVVPVPFDQPDGDITLFIGDWYTKSHTELRGMLDDGKDLGIPDGILINAKGPYRYDTTLVPEGLQYEIVGVEPGKTYRFRVHNVGTSTSLNFRIQNHNMLLVEAEGTYTNQQNYSNLDIHVGQSYSFLVTMDQNASTDYYIVASPRFVSSEARWHDVNGVAILQYSNSKGSASGPLPDAPNDFYDKYYSVNQARSIRMNTSSGAARPNPQGSFRYGSINITQTFVLKNESPLRIDGKRRRTINRVSYSPPETPLRLADLHNLTGVYKTDFPTMPSDAPARSSSSVLNASYKGFLEIVFQNNETDVQTYHLDGYSFFVVGMDYGEWTPNSRGSYNRWDAVSRSTTQVFPGGWTAVLVSLDNVGIWNLRAEKLDNWYNGQEVYVKVADPLGYNVTEMIAPDNTLYCGRLEDLQKPQIHPISDRSSGHALARWSTRLLTAVSLIVTAVICS; via the exons atggcggcggctgcgggggtGGTCGCGGCGGTTGTCTTGGCGCTCGCCGCCGTCGCGGCGTCGGCGTCcgctgcggcggccggcggcgccacgTACGAGGTGCGGTGGGAGGTCGGCTACATGACGGTGGCGCCGCTCGGCGTCTCGCAGAAG GTGATTGCAATCAACAACCAGTTCCCTGGCCCACTCCTGAATGTCACAACTAACTGGAACGCAAGGGTGAACGTCCAAAACAACCTGGATGAGCCTCTCCTCCTCACATG GGATGGCATCCAGATGAGGATGAACTCATGGCAGGATGGCGTAACTGGCACCAACTGCCCTATCCCTCCCGGCTGGAACTGGACCTACCAGTTCCAGCTCAAGGACCAGATTGGAAGCTTCTTCTACTTCCCTACGCTCGGACTCCAGCGTACCGCAGGTGGGTACGGACCGGTCACAGTGAACAACCGCGCTGTTGTACCGGTCCCCTTTGACCAGCCCGATGGCGACATCACCTTGTTCATCGGAGATTGGTACACCAAGAGCCACACT GAATTGAGGGGTATGCTAGATGATGGCAAGGATCTTGGGATACCTGATGGCATCCTGATAAATGCAAAGGGCCCTTACAGATATGACACCACACTGGTTCCGGAAGGCCTTCAATATGAAATTGTGGGAGTTGAGCCAG GTAAAACATATCGCTTCCGTGTTCACAATGTCGGCACCTCAACCAGCCTCAACTTCAGAATCCAGAACCACAACATGCTTCTCGTAGAGGCTGAAGGAACCTACACTAACCAGCAGAATTACAGCAACCTCGACATCCATGTTGGACAGTCATACTCTTTCTTGGTGACCATGGACCAAAACGCGAGCACAGACTACTACATCGTGGCAAGCCCAAGGTTTGTGAGCAGCGAGGCTCGCTGGCACGATGTCAATGGTGTAGCAATCTTGCAGTACTCAAACTCCAAAGGCAGTGCTTCTGGCCCTCTCCCTGATGCTCCAAATGATTTCTATGACAAATACTATTCCGTGAACCAGGCAAGGTCTATCAG AATGAATACGAGTTCCGGGGCTGCTCGTCCAAACCCGCAGGGATCATTCCGCTATGGCTCGATCAACATAACACAAACCTTCGTCTTGAAGAACGAGTCCCCCTTGCGCATCGATGGGAAACGTCGAAGGACGATAAACAGGGTCTCATACTCACCTCCTGAGACTCCACTGAGGCTTGCTGATCTCCACAACCTGACCGGGGTCTACAAAACTGACTTCCCCACAATGCCAAGCGATGCGCCTGCAAGGAGCTCTTCATCTGTGCTGAATGCTTCTTACAAGGGCTTCCTTGAGATCGTCTTTCAGAACAATGAAACCGATGTTCAGACCTACCATCTGGATGGCTATTCATTCTTTGTCGTTGG GATGGATTATGGTGAGTGGACACCAAACAGCAGGGGTTCATACAACAGGTGGGATGCTGTCTCTCGCAGTACTACTCAG GTTTTCCCTGGAGGGTGGACTGCGGTTCTGGTCTCGCTGGACAACGTAGGTATCTGGAATCTCCGCGCCGAGAAGCTGGATAACTGGTACAATGGTCAAGAGGTGTATGTGAAAGTGGCTGATCCACTAGGCTACAATGTCACCGAAATGATCGCTCCAGACAACACTCTCTACTGTGGTCGGCTGGAGGACCTGCAAAA GCCGCAGATACACCCTATAAGCGACAGGTCGTCAGGACATGCCTTGGCTCGATGGAGCACCAGGCTTCTCACAGCTGTGTCACTGATCGTCACAGCTGTGATTTGCAGTTAA